Proteins from a genomic interval of Salvelinus alpinus chromosome 7, SLU_Salpinus.1, whole genome shotgun sequence:
- the LOC139581396 gene encoding uncharacterized protein gives MGRRLADPTNPVPALGVPLVGGRWGPLCSVGVQTSPSLRTLPSIKRNQPTRSQHPETGRGNNHVVTATTMPSETGVVCDSGSSGGSGGFAVSKEMSQNAINSLTKDDMGSQGSGGGVYCQIKAIRANPRESGHRSSGKWTSRYTNGSVVAPEVVGGVCTEGAEGNEPIRARRRVQSLRGEESRPGLRSGSLSQSVSSHATPPRPCRMMTSSSPRLCGTCGRRQSQAPPTCMATACRRRAANQITESQTLPIPPRKKSVLPNQNRKDSPVLNSHTHTPPTPHTAVKNTQTQTQTLPSPHATQRTHTLPAKDAPVIPCPNTKDTQHTHTHTTDPEPRLPRLHQKETHTQTTDTQSHATKTTSSPATQSFPDRNTETSSDNQNSPLDSSIQVTPKPPTPVLLIGTKSSAAPLLPHKNSPNLCHPAQVNTKPAPPVLQTQLKPTPLTPSLHPKAPQAQPMKLEDSKTHAPLKDAHAPPAANLAPQCNGAPGGLVGVQAGVPRGFQGCVSGGLHGRLHSVEESLLSNQEKIKVLLNVIQDLEKSKALSEGRCSYRTGQDINNCPTCQKTACIIYSVEHDFRQQEGRFQPVMETLDRDYDFPLPVPKPAPSHPPTKTLIKKLRKKCFWWL, from the exons ATGGGCAGAAGGTTGGCTGATCCGACCAATCCGGTGCCTGCGCTGGGGGTGCCCCTGGTAGGGGGACGATGGGGGCCGTTGTGCAGTGTGGGGGTGCAGACCTCCCCCAGCCTTAGGACCCTCCCATCAATCAAACGCAACCAGCCAACACGGTCGCAGCATCCAGAGACAGGACGGGGCAACAACCATGTCGTCACAGCAACGACAATGCCCTCAGAGACTGGGGTTGTTTGTGACTCAGGCAGCAGTGGGGGCAGCGGTGGATTTGCCGTTTCCAAGGAGATGAGTCAGAACGCCATCAACAGTCTGACAAAGGATGACATGGGGTCACAGGGGTCAGGGGGCGGGGTCTACTGTCAGATCAAAGCCATACGGGCCAATCCCAGGGAGTCTGGCCATAGGTCCAGCGGGAAATGGACATCTCGATACACCAATGGGAGTGTGGTCGCCCCTGAGGTGGTGGGCGGGGTCTGCACTGAGGGTGCTGAGGGCAATGAGCCAATCAGAGCGAGGAGGAGGGTCCAGTCTCTTAGAGGGGAGGAGTCTCGCCCTGGGCTGAGGTCAGggagtctgtctcagtctgtgagCTCTCATGCCACGCCTCCAAGGCCCTGTAGAATGATGACATCATCATCGCCCCGCCTCTGTGGAACATGTGGGCGGAGACAGTCCCAGGCCCCACCCACCTGCATGGCAACCGCGTGCCGCAGGCGAGCGGCCAATCAGATCACAGAAAGTCAGACTCTACCGATTCCTCCCCGGAAAAAGTCTGTACTCCCCAACCAGAACCGGAAAGACTCCCCTGTtctgaactcacacacacacacaccaccaacaccacacaCAGCTGTGAAGAACACTCAAACACAAACTCAGACATTGCCCTCTCCACATGCAACCCAAAGGACACACACTCTGCCTGCGAAAGATGCACCTGTGATCCCATGTCCCAACACTAaggatacacaacacacacatacccacacaacaGACCCAGAACCCAGGTTACCCAGGTTACATcagaaagaaacacacacacagacaacagacacacagtcacacgcCACGAAGACGACATCTTCTCCAGCTACACAGTCTTttccagacagaaacacagagacgtCATCTGACAACCAAAACTCTCCACTAGACTCATCTATACAAGTCACCCCCAAGCCGCCAACCCCAGTCCTCCTCATAGGCACTAAATCTTCGGCCGCACCCCTTCTCCCACATAAAAACTCCCCCAACCTCTGCCACCCTGCCCAGGTGAACACAAAACCAGCACCCCCTGTCCTTCAGACCCAACTCAAACCTACACCCCTCACCCCTTCCCTGCACCCCAAGGCACCACAAGCACAGCCAATGAAATTAGAAGACTCCAAAACCCATGCTCCATTAAAAGACGCCCATGCTCCCCCTGCTGCCAATCTGGCCCCACAATGCAACGGGGCTCCAGGGGGCCTGGTGGGGGTCCAGGCGGGGGTACCCAGAGGGTTTCAAGGGTGTGTGTCAGGGGGCCTCCACGGGCGTCTCCACAGTGTGGAGGAGAGTCTGCTCTCCAACCAGGAGAAGATCAAGGTCCTCCTCAATGTTATCCAAGACCTGGAGAAGAGCAAGGCACTCAGcgaagg GCGCTGCTCATACAGAACTGGACAGGACATCAACAACTGTCCCACCTGTCAGAAGACTGCCTGCATTATCTACAG tgtggaGCATGACTTCAGGCAGCAGGAAGGGAGGTTCCAGCCAGTGATGGAGACTCTAGACAGGGACTATGAttttcccctccctgtccccaAACCTgccccctcccaccctcccaccAAGACCCTCATCAAGAAGCTACGCAAGAAATGCTTCTGGTGgctgtag